In the Kwoniella shandongensis chromosome 6, complete sequence genome, TTGATCACCAGTGCTCCGTGATGTCCGCACATCTTCCACCCCAGCCGTCGGACTCGTACATCCAACTTGGCTCCCTTACACTTCACCTAGCGACTGCCTTACCCTCGTTCTCAAGACCTGCATGGACCCAACTCACACCCTCTTTCCTGAGCTCGACCAACCTCTTTGACCCAGATTCCTTGAGCTTGATATCGATACTATCCGATGCGCTGAGGGATAGAACGCTGGATCTTGAAGGGGAATGGATcaggatgagagggaaggaggtcAGAGTGAGATGTAAGATCTCGGCAaacggcggtggaggtgggatggggaagaaggcgaagggtaaagggagagagggtcTGGTGAAGAGGTTGTTACAAGTCTTGTATAAAGATTGGGAGGAGAACGAAGCTCACGGGAACAGATTGCTAGGACTGACAGTGAGTTTCTCAAACACGTTCTGCCAATCAAGAGCAACGGCGAGCACGGCTGCTTGGGACCTTAATACGACCTAACTTGTTGGTGCTGATGATGGTTCGTTGTTCAGGAAGAAGACCAACAAACAATGCAGGATATATACGCTTCTGTACCATCCCCCCCAGATCCAGAGTTCTTTGGGTACGAATCAACCTCCCCGCAGGATGCAGAACTATATGATGGCTTGGAGAATTATGAGAATCCGAAAGGTGTCAAGACCTTCTTGTATCGGTATCAGATAGTACGTATCTTGTGCAACTGTGAACCCCGTCATCTGTTTTGCTTCCTACCCCGCTTGGCCGACAATTGCTGACTTTTGCTATTCCATAGCGATCGGTAGCTAAGATGCTACAAATGGAGACCAAGCCGAACAAGCTGGTTGATCCGTTATTCACCCCGTTTCAGGAAGCTGGACGAGAAGGTATCTATTATGTCAATCTGTTGACATGGGATATACAGAGACATCCAGGATGGTATGATCTGCCGCGAGGCGGTATTTTGTCAGTGCCGTTTCAAGCTCTTATGAAAGAAGGTCCCGCAGAACTGATGCCATCTCTACCTCATAGGTGCGAGCAGATGGGTACGGGAAAAACCTTGATGTGTCTCGCACTGATCGTATCGACATTGCACCAACCTACTGCTCCTCCGCCTACCGAGATTGACATTTCAGAGATAACGACCGATATCGCTGAACGTACCTACCCTTTCGCCCCTCACTCCGATCTACGAGAACTCGCAGGATTCCCTCGGCGTTCTACTCAgctcatcttcccatctctaGTCGAATTGTGCGCAAACAAGCTTGCCATTCTCGATCCGTCTGCTATCAACAATCGCTATTTGCCTGCTTACACCAAGCCATTACTGAACAGACGGACATTCTACTATACCTTGCCATTGGACGACGAGTGTTCCCGGACAGCCAAAAGGCAGACTTTCGAGCAGAcagtgaggaagatgtaTTTAGCGAAAGGCACATTGGTGATCGTCCCGCAGATCTTGGTGCAGCagtggaaggaagaaatTACGAATCatctggaagaaggagtaCTCAACGTGTACGAAGTGAAGGGGCATTTACCGCCAATAGAGGATCTGTTAGGGTATGATGTAAGTGCTTCTGGACCCTCGGGCACCTTGGACATACACATGACTGACAACATATGTATGCTAGGTGATCCTGATGGATGTGAATCGTGAGTGGACACTCGGCGTACCACGTTACAGATTTCAAAAGGTACTGATCACGCTGAAACCTCAGGCTTCGGCTTTGAGGAGACGGAGAGGCGCAAGTTTCCCGAAAAAGGACCCTCAGTTCTTCTCCAAGCTAGATGGAAGCGCATCATCCTTGGTCAGTCTGTGTCATGACTAGTCATGCCTGATATGAAGCTAATCATAGCATTTGCTCCCTTAGACGAAGGACACGTTGCCAGTAATAAAACGTCAAATGCTATGATTCTGGCTATGCAGCTGAGCGTAGAAAGACGGTGGCTAGTGAGCGGAAGTATGTCGCTCATCCTGCTAAGTGGAAAATCACGCTGACAACTGTCAATTGACAGCTCCTACCCGGTACTTACAGCAAGGAGGTGAAATAGAAATGGAAGGTATGGGTCTCTCAGCTGTCTCCCGGCCTTCGACTCCGTCCCTCGAATCTGGCGGAGGTGTGATTCACCACGCGACGACAAGGCGTACTTGGTCAAAACGAGACATCGAAGATGCCACTCGTATCGGAGTGATGATCGGTGGTTTCCTAGCTGCTGAGCCTTTCAAGTCTGAGGCTCTGTTTCAACGACTTGTGACTGCGAGTCTGAGCAAGCGCGGCGGACCAGAATTTGGAGCTGTTGCGCGGATGAAGTATATCGCGAATGGGTTGATGGTTAAacatgggtgagtggttggCATTGTCGTCAATCTATGTCATCGCTCTGAACATTCTCTCTTGGCACTGGCAGTCCGAAAGTCATCGACATGGAAGCACAACTGCCACCCTCGACGATATCGAAGGAGCTGCTCCAGTTCGATCCCATGCAGCGCATCACATACAACGTTCTGGCAGCCCTCGTCTCGAGTAATGTCCTCACAAGTAGGTTATTAGACTATATCGCAAACCAACTTTAGCTGACGTCGTTCCAcaaaggtggtggtgaggatgccGATTACTTCCTGCATCCGAAAAATGTCGAATCATACAACCAGGTCGTCAACAATCTCCATCTCGCCTGTTTCTGGTATTCTGCTCGGGCGATGGATGCAGACGGGTGTCTTGAACGGACTCGTAGCTGGCTCGATCGACATCCGGAAGCGTCAGAGCATATACGAACGCATCTGGAAGAAGCCTGTCGTCATCTCGAGACTGCTCTGTCCACACCGGGCTGGGACGAATGGATGACTAACGCTGTATCAATGGCAATGGACGGTACCTCATTCCCCTCGATCATCAAGCAAGCTTGGTCGGATAGTTTCAACGGTCAACCGAATATGATCGACATGCACAGTCTCATCGAACTTCGCGAGCTGAACAAGCGAGGTTCGACATTGCAAGAATTACATATAGCTGGTTGGGACTTTAGATCGAGCAAGAGTGAAATTTCGGTGGAAGAGATGCTCAGAACGCACGAAAAACATACGAAGGCTGAGCacaaagcgaagaaagcggAAGAGCGGAAGGTCAAAAAGGGAGCTGCGACGGCGGCACAAACACCAAAAGCAGCTCCGATCTCACCTGGGAAACGTGCGACGAAACGAAAGAGTGATGTTCTGGAAGAGAGACTGGACGAAGCGGCACGGAATGCGAATAAGGCTGCAGGGCGGACACCCCTGTCCCCTCCTGGTGTGGATTTGCCTAGACCACTCCCAGCTTTGATACATACGAAAAGTCGTTCGGCGAAAGTCAACTATGTTCTCAGATCTATACAAGAGTCAGATAAGGAGGATAAGTTTGTGATCTTTGGTGATACCTATGAGCTGGGTCATTTGACGGAGGGTCTGGACATGGTGGACATCACATCGTGAGTTTGATGATAGGTTGCTGCTCTTATGCCAGCTATTGTTCGGTCTTACCTTTGCTGAGACCATACGTGTTGTGGATCGCTGACTTTCTTCGCACAGGACATTCGTCGGTCATTCGATTAACGGAGCTCAGAGGATCAAGGCATTGGAACGATTCAACAAGCCCGAGGTCAAAGTGATCTTACTGGATTTGACAATCGCAGCGAGAGGGTTGTGAGTAGCGAACAATCCATCAGACTGCAGCGGCAACTTGAACTGAAGCATTCTGTCAGAAACCTCGTCATTGCTAATCGGATGATCTTCCTCGCGCCTGTTTGGAACCTTGACGTTCAAGCCCAGGCTATCAAAGTGAGCTTGCAAACTTGACCAAAGGTTTCTTGGACTAGagtacaagctgacaacggTCTCGGTGTAGCGAGTACATCGTATAGGCCAGACTAGAGCGACTCGTGTCGAGATCTTGGTCACGGAAGGGACGTTTGAGGAGGATATCGCGAAGcgatcgacgacgagcaggTCTGCTGATGAAGAGAAACTGTATACTCGAGCGATGATCGAGGTGCGTGAGATCTGAGCCGCGGTCACGCTGCACAGCTTTCTCGATGCAAGGCGATTCGTCGTTGTGCTGACAGGTCTTTGTGATTATCAATGTAGAATCCACGCTTTGTCTATCCTGAAAAGGAAGAATCGCACACTTTCGCTGTGAGGTTCACACCTCTTGGCGAGACAATAACGCCAGAGTCATCGAATGTCGCTACACCAGATGAGGTTTTGCCAATCACCCCTACCGGAAAGCAGAGAGATCGAGGTATAACGTTTGTGGAACCGACCTCTCCTACTTTGGAAAGAGACGATGATACGTTGTGCGACGGACCAGGGGAACAGGAGAGAGATCATTTTGAAAGTGGAGACGGTGAGGAGACTAGAccaccgaagaagaaagctAGGGTGGCTTTTGTGTGAATCTCCGTCAAAAGTAAAACATAACGCGTACGAATACATCGTATAGGAGACAGGCATCGGACAGAAGATATATCTGTATGGCATAGATCCGGTTGTATAGTCTAGATATGTAATCTTATGTTGCGACTGTTACCTCAGCGCTTATGTGCGGGTGTAACAATCACCTCCCATCCCCTTACAACTTCGCCTTGACTGTCTTccgcttccccttcctctcactctcatcatcttccactgcaccaccttccaccaaTCCCTTGGCTTCCAATCCTCTCAAGTCGGCTCTTACCACCCCTTCCTGACTTGTGACAGCCACCAAGACCCCGTCTTGCGTGTACACATATCCCTTCACAGTCCCTCGACCAGAAGCGACGTCAACCACCTGACTTTCCATCACGTGCAATAGCGGTGCGGAGGGATCAAAGttcgaagggaagggataGAAATGGATAGAATGGTCGAGAGAAGCTAACATGCCTAAGCGGGGTGTGGAAGATTGATGTAAGCCGACCGAACGAGAGGCGGTACCGATAAATTGGAAATCGGTCATGTATGCGATCATTGCCTAGGATGAACAATATTGTCAGTTCCGCTCACATATACACGACTGCTATGTAGAAGTGTGAttgttgactcaccttcacgGTCTCCTCGTTTGGCTTCTCGGATGGGTCTAGACGAGCACGTAACCAGCTCATTCGAACATGGTGATTCGCAGAGATATCATGTTCTCTAGTCAAGGCTCGGGCGATACTAACAGGCGATTCGCGTCTCTCCTGAGTACGAGTATACAACGTTAGCTCTCTCTACCCCACATCTCACATAGTAGGTGCATGACGTCTTGTTTGACGAAATGAAAAGCCTCGACTCACTCTGATGTACTCTTCCAAGAACGTCTTCGTGTTCCCTTTGAACTTATCCCCtctctcatccatccatttcTGCCATCGtacagcttcttcctcacaTTCTTCCCAGGGTAACAGATCTTCCGCGAAGGGCACTTGGTATTTCTCCTGAAAGCCTGGATTATTATTGTTGGAAGACGACGATTCTCGTTTCGACGTCCGTCTATCTTCGATAGGTGAAGAAGCGGGCGTAACATTCTTCACTGttgcggaggaggtggtggacggAGGTGAACTGAATCGTAATGAGTTTGAGACTTTCAACCCATCATCCTTTGCTTCGTTCTCTGTTTCTGCGACCCGATTCCCTAAACCAGATGGTAATATCGTTGGTGGTAAGGTGTAACTTGCCAGAAGGACGAACACCTCTCTATCACCTTGCCAAGCTCTCACCAATCTACTCGCATAACTTTTCCCATCTCTCAGCTTCTCGACTCTATATTCGATAGTCGGCTGTGCATGTGCCGGTAAGAGGAAATAACAATGTGTGCTATGTAGACCTAATGGTGAagagatggttgatgaagcagcaagaagagattgagcGATCACTTGTCCGCCGAATACACCACGAGCACCGGATGGCACCCATAGATTCCGAGAGAGGGATGTGAGCGGTTTCGAAGAGTGTGGATGAACAACAACgagggaggtgagagaggtcgTTGGGGACATTGTAGTTGTGAGcgacgtcgagatggagCTGGGCAGATGTAAAGATTGAGAAATGAATTATTTGAACGTAAAGTGTTTTGAGGCTGTTCGACATGAATTCGGTTAACTTGTTCCATTTAGCCGTCCTTTCTTCACATGCCGCAATTCACGGAGGGCGAGGCTGCTGTGTGAACCTACGTATCTTTGTTTGTTTGAGGGCGTGTTGGACACGGAAGCCAGATTCAAGATGCAGCTACGAGACTCAAACCTACCTCGAGCCTTCCAAAGCTATTTTGGACCGGTAACGCAGAACGAATGGATCAATGGGCCTAGCAGAACTAAGCTGGTTGGCCTTCGCCTTTTTGGGTCTGATCAACAGCTCATTGTTTGCTTCTTAAGTTCGTGCAGCACCATGGCAGCAACCAATTTGCATCAAGTCGCAGTACTGCATCCTAACAGATATTTCATACATCAGATGTCCCCAGCTATTCACGCCTCGAATCAAGGGtcaccctttctccactCGTTTGTGAGCTGACCCCAAGCTGCCACTGTTCCTAGGGCACCAGTGATCAAGGGATTTGACCAAAGTCCGCCTGGAGTAGACCAATGCATCGTCAAAGGTGCGTATCCACTGCATCAAACGTAATCAGCACAGATCTCACCGGCGCATCGCACATAGTTCTCCGCAACTTGGAATTGGTACACTGTACACCGTTCACTTACCTATTCACGATGACTGCCGTTTTCCAACTTGCCCaatccttcttgatctgttGAACTTTCGCTACGCTACTCTCCGGCGTCTCAGGAGGCGagatgatcttctcttcgacaCTGGTCGCAGTTGTATCTTGCAATTCGAAGCCTTCTGCTTCTGAAGGTTTGATCTCAGGCTTGGAATGTCGCAGTGCTCGCGTTCGACCAAGTAGACCAATATAGGTATTTCGGAGTTTGTAAATCTCCAACACGACGTAGAGGCTTCACAAATCAGATCGAAAGTTAGGTCATTGTACTCTCACAGATATAATAGCCGGTTGATAGCCCAGACTTACGCCCAGAAACGAACGCTCCATAGCATTGTGGTGTTGAGCCTCGATGGAGTGAGAGGCACCACACCCTTACTTGCGAGCCAAGATATGTGCTCGAGAGGATAGTATGCGAGCAACGACAGAATCTGTAAGGTCGGAAGCGCCTTCTCGCTCTGGGAAGCCTTCGAGCTTCCAAGCGAAAGGAAGAATGATCGAAGGGACGCTAATGGTTTAGGGTGAAGAACGAAAAGCCATTGAAGGATTGGGAGCATCCCTACAGCAATAACAGAGGATCAATTAGCTTCTCAAGCTGGTCATACTGGCAGGGGGGTCGCAGCTTACTCACCAAACGCTCGCATGATGACTCTGGCATCTGCAATACTCCCCGCAGctcttccccatccttcAGCAAGTTTGACAAGTCCAAATCCGCCAGGACTCGAATTCCCACCGCCAAGAGCGAGTCTCAATCGAGGATGCTGGGCTCTGAACGACGCaagtcggagaagaagggcgatgaTCAACGGGGAAGAATACTGGGCCAGCATGAGAGAGGCATCGAGGCCCGGGATAGTCGACGTGAGCTTTGTCAGACGAGCTAAGAGGAGGGCGGGGGAGGAAAAGGGGGAGACTGATTTGGTCGACATGATGACCGAGCTGTGTGAGGCTAATTGGTCGACAACTGTTACACCAGGTAGTTGTAGAGTCAAGAGtaagaggagagaagacggaCACGGGGATATGATGTGTGGTGCAGCATGACCAGTCTCACGAACAGACAACATCCCGGTTAATTCGGGTAACCTCCGTAGAGTAAGCGGGATCAAATCCTCCCCCACATCCTTGTAGCACGGATATAGCATCAATCTCCGCTGTTGGTCGTTCCCCTCCACTCGGGTCGCCGCTCGGTGGTTTAATCGATATGACAAAGATTTCATTCGTTGGACTTCATCTTATCCTTTCGattctcttctcaacaacaacaatccaTTGACATATACGACTCACTATCTACTATCTCTACGCGCTCACACATTACTAGTATTAACCATGACTCGCCCCAATACCAGCATGATCCGACCTCTGgtcgctgcttcttcttctcgcgCCACTCAGACCCTTCGATTAGGTCGACCAGCCGTCAGTCGAACCTTTGCAAGCAGTTCACGCCAACAACTTGCCGTCTCCTCACCCGCTTTCATCGGTGTTCGAGCAGCAAGAGGTCCAGAGCTGAGACGAAAGGTTATTGGAACTATGTCGGTcggacaacaacaacgtGAGTCTACAAACCTATCTCGGCCGACGTAGCTGACATAATCATTTGGTAGGCCGTACCATGTTCATTCAGACTGAGACGACGCCCAACGAAGCATCACTCAAATTCATCCCCGGTGTACCTGTGACCAACGGTGGTGCTCACGAATTCCTCGATCTCCGTTCCGCTCTCGCATCACCACTCGCCACTCGATTATTGACCATCGACGGTCTGACCGGTGTATTCTTCGGACCCGATTTCGTCACTTGTTCCAAAGATGAATCGTACAACTGGTCAATCTTGAAACCAGAAGTATTTGCAGTATTGATGGAACATTTCTCTTCTGGCGCACCGTTGTTCAAGGAAGGTCAATCGGATTCCGGAGCGGAGGACACCAGGATCTTGGATACCGACTCAGAAGTTGTCGGGATGATCAAGGAATTGTTGGAGACAAGAGTCAGACCCGCCATcatggaagatggaggtgatatCGAATATAAGGGATTCGACGAAGAGACGGGTATCGTTaagttgaagttgaagggAAGTTGTAGAGGTTGCAGTTCAAGTAGTGTCACCCTTAAGAACGGAATAGAAAGGATGTTGACGCACTACGTCCCGGAAGTTCAAGCAGTCGAGCAGGTGAGCTTCCTGTTTCGTCTTTTTTAAAGTGTGAAGACCTCAGCTCACTCGTCCTTCCTGTGTAGgtcctcgacgaggaagagctcaTCGCACTTGACGAATTTGCAAAGCTCGAGGCTCGActggagaagcagaagaaggaggacacACCGAGCAAgccagagtgagtggtgttttGCGTACTGGTTGAGCCGAGGACCCTTGCTGATTTATGGTGTTCTCAGCATGAGTCAATACCTTTCACACTAGGTTGTTTATGCATTATTGTAGCGCTACGTTCATGGTGCCTGTAATATCAACAGCGCCTATCTGAAAGTGATCTTATGTTTCGGACATACTCACTCTTGAGCAAGATTTGG is a window encoding:
- a CDS encoding acyl-CoA thioesterase II, translated to MSPTTSLTSLVVVHPHSSKPLTSLSRNLWVPSGARGVFGGQVIAQSLLAASSTISSPLGLHSTHCYFLLPAHAQPTIEYRVEKLRDGKSYASRLVRAWQGDREVFVLLASYTLPPTILPSGLGNRVAETENEAKDDGLKVSNSLRFSSPPSTTSSATVKNVTPASSPIEDRRTSKRESSSSNNNNPGFQEKYQVPFAEDLLPWEECEEEAVRWQKWMDERGDKFKGNTKTFLEEYIRERRESPVSIARALTREHDISANHHVRMSWLRARLDPSEKPNEETVKAMIAYMTDFQFIGTASRSVGLHQSSTPRLGMLASLDHSIHFYPFPSNFDPSAPLLHVMESQVVDVASGRGTVKGYVYTQDGVLVAVTSQEGVVRADLRGLEAKGLVEGGAVEDDESERKGKRKTVKAKL